A stretch of DNA from Arthrobacter globiformis:
GGGGCGCATGGCGTGGTCGAGCACCATCTGGTGGCGGTCCGTTCCGCCGGTGGCACCCAGGAGGGCAGCCTTGCCGTCCAGGGACTTGGGATCGAGCACGTCAATGAAGGACTTGAACAGCCCGCTGTAGGAGGCACTGAACACCGGTGAGACCGCGATGATGCCGTCGGAGGCCTCCACGGCGGCGATCACCTCTGCCAGCCGGGGCGGGGCAAAGCCCGTGACGAAGTTGTTGGCGATGTCCACGGCCAGTTCACGGAGTTCCACAACGTCCATGGTCACCTCGTAGCCGGCGGCCGTCAGCTCACGCGTGGCGGCGGCGGCCAGCTGGTCGGCAAGCAGGCGGGTCGACGACGGCACTCCCAGGCCGGCGGACAGAACGGTAATGCGGCGGGTCTCCATGGCGGTCTCCTCTGGTTGGCTCTGTACATGCATTTGCATCTACTCGCTCAACCCGGGAGGGCTCGCGTTTATTCCGCTGCCCCGTGGACGAAGGGGACACCGAAGCGGTGGGGTTTTCTCCCCGCAAAGCCAGCCTGTCACTGTATGGGCTAACGAATGCGCCGGAGTCGGCTGCGCTCCTCAAGTGTCTGGGAAAGCACAAGACAGGTGCCGGCTGCCTTTACATCAACAAGCTGGCCGACGTCGACGAAGGCGTTCTGGCCGAGCTGACCAGCATCGGCTACCGCTATGGGACCACAGTACTGCACAGCCAATAGCAGCCGGACGAGAGCCGCAGGAACGACGAAGCCCCCGCCGTCGGCTTTCCCTGGGGAATCCGACGGCGGGGGCCGTCAGCAGTTCAGGACTGCGGAGTAAACCGGCAGATGCCGGATCTACTACTTGCCTGCGACTACGTCGAGTTCGATCACAGCGGCAACGTCGTCGTGCAGACGGACGTTGGCCTGGTAGGAACCAACCGACTTGATGTGTGCCGGCAGTTCAACCTTGCGCTTGTCGATGCGGCCGAGGCCAGCGGCCTCAACAGCGTCGGCCACGTCGCCCTGCTTGACGGTGCCGAACAGGCGTCCGGTCTCGCCAGCCTTGACAACGAGCTTGACCGGCTTGGCGGAGAGTGCAGCGGCCTGCTTCTGAGCGTCTTCCAGGGAAGCGTGCTCGCGGGCAACGCGGGCAGCCTTGATGGACTCAACCTGCTTCTCGCCACCCTTGGACCAGGTCAGAGCGAAACCGCGGGGCAGCAGGAAGTTACGTGCGTAACCGTCCTTGACCTCGACAACGTCGCCAGCAGCACCGAGACCGGTTACTTCGTGGGTCAGAATGAGCTTTGCCATGTTAGTTAATCCCTTTCCTTAGCCCCGGCCAGCGCCGGAGTAGGGCAGCAGAGCAACTTCGCGGGCGTTCTTGATTGCCTGGGCGATCTTGCGCTGCTCCTGCACCGTGACGCCAGTGACGCGACGGGCGCGGATCTTTCCGCGGTCGGAGATGAACTTGCGCAGCAATGCTACGTCCTTGTAGTCGATGACAGTGATGTCAGCGGCCTTCAAGGGGTTGGACTTTGGTTTGGGCTTACGGAGTTCAGCCTTAGCCATCGTGGAGCTCCTATTCTAGGGAGCCCGTGAATCGTGATCCACGGGATGGTGGTGGTCCGATCGCGGCATGCACAAAACGCTCCGCATGGAACGCCATGGCAGATGCCGCGCCGGGCCTTTGTTTTGTTGTTTAGAAGGGAGGTTCGGAATCCGGGCCGTTGCCCCAGCCGCCGCCCGCATTGCTGACTCCGGGCGTGGCCCATGGGTCATCCTGCGCTGCTGCGGGCTGGTTGCCGCCCCAGTTTCCTCCGGTGTTGCCGCCCTGGTTTCCACCCTGGCCGCCACCGAATCCACCGCCACCGAAACCGCCGCTGTTGCCGCCGCCGAAACCGCCCTGCCCGCCGGAGCGCTGGGTGCGGTTGACTTTGGCATTGGCGTAACGCAGGCTCGGGCCGATTTCATCGACTTCGAGCTCGATAACGGTGCGCTTCTCGCCTTCTTTTGTTTCGTAGGAACGGCTCTTCAGGCGGCCGGAAACAATCACGCGGGTGCCCTTGGTGAGGGACTCGGCAACGTTCTCTGCTGCCTCGCGCCAGACTGAAGCGCGGAGGAACAGGGTCTCCCCGTCCTTCCACTCATTGGACTGGCGGTCGAAGGTGCGAGGCGTGGACGCGATGGTGAAGTTCGCTACTGCCGAACCTGACGGTGTGAACCTCAGTTCGGGGTCATTGGTGAGATTACCGATGACCGTAATAGTGGTTTCGCCTGCCATCTACTGCCTCCTTGTTCGTTCCTGCGGTGTAAAGAATGAAAATTGTGAGCTGAAATTACTCAGCAACAACCTTCTGCTCTTCGGGGCGGATGATCTTGGTGCGCATGATGGTCTCGTTGAGACCCAGCTGGCGGTCAAGTTCCTTGGCGGTAGCCGGCGTCGCGGTGAAGTTCACCACGGCGTAGATACCTTCGGACTTCTTCTTGATGTCGTAAGCCAGACGGCGACGGCCCCAGATGTCAACCTTTTCGATGGTTCCACCATCGTTGGTGATGACGTTCAGGAACTTCTGAAGCGACGGCTCTACGGTACGCTCTTCGACCTCGGGGTCGATGATTACCATCAATTCGTAAGGACGCATATGTGAACCCACCTCCTTTGGGCTAAGCGGTTACGGTATTTCCGTAACAGGAGGTTCATTTGCGATGCCGTGCAGGCCCGCGTCCAAAAATGGACCAGGGCGCAGCACAGACTTCACTATCTTAGTGCATCGCGGCGGAATTCCGCGATTCGGACAGCTCCAAGGCTACTGGCCCCGATGGAGGGCCGGAAGCGGCGGGCCGCCTATGTGGAAAACCGCGCAGAAAGCCGCGGCATCAGAACCTGGACAGGGTCACCAGCACCTTGCCCGACTCGACCGACACGTTGCCCCTGACATAGAACTGGACCTTGTCCGTCTCCTTCTCCCACTCGGGATTCGCCTTGCTGAAGGAGGCATTCCGCTCGTAGCTCACCGTGGCCCCGCCGGCCTTGCCTCCGCTGAGCCGCCAAGTGCCATCAAACGACCGGGTAAGCCCGTAGTCGGCGTCGGCGGTGACCGACCACTTCACGTTCCGGACATCGTCGAAGGCAAACCCTGAGAACGGGCAACCCTCCGGTTCGATGTCGGTGGATTTCTCGCACGCGTCCAGCGCGGCGGCTACCTGCCGGGACGTTTCCGCCACCAGCGCATCCGACGCCTTGACGGTAAGCCTGGCCATTTCGGGCGCCTGCAGGAGCGCCCCGGCCGAGACCATCACCTGCTGGTCCTCGACCGAGAGGTACTTCTCGCTGTCGGGAAGTCCTACCGAGTAGGATCCGGGAAACGCCGGGAGACTGATGTTTGTGCCAAAAGCAGTGGCCTCATTTTGACCCGCGGTGACAGTTATTCCGTTGACCGAGACGGCAGCCAGGGGAGCATCGGCGGAGATGATGACATGCTGAAGAGGGAACGCCTCAAGTTTCCAGTGGTCGTCCAAAAGCTCGGGCCGGTTCTTGACGAGGGCGAACGTCTGCTCGTACTTGCGCCCGCCCTGCCTCAGTTCAGCACGGACCTGCGCAGACTCACCGGAAACCTTGGTGGAAATAATCGAGAAGCCGTCGATGCGGTTGGCTGCGGCGCCGAGAACCTCATTCGTCAGGAGGGACCGCTCCTCGTTGGGCACGTCGGGATCCAGTATTTCCAGGGCCTTGCGCGCATCGCCGTCCACGAGTGCCTGGGCGTAGTCCTTCACAGGCTGGTCCGGGCCGGGTTTGACCGCATTGACCGTCACCACCGACCCGACGGCCAGCACCATGACCACACCGACGACGACGGCCGTCACCAGCAGGCGCTTCCTGCCCTTAGCCGTAAGCTGCCGTCCAGCGGGTGCGGTTGCGGGACCGGCTACACCCGGTTGGCTTTCCCCAGTCGGCTGATTCGCAACCCCGCCGCCTGCTGCCGGGCCGGGATAGACGGTGCCCGGATAGCCCTGAGGCCTTGCAGGGAGGACACGGACCAGCCGCTGCAGCCGGGCCGGCACCACCGGCACCACGTAGGGCGCCAGGAAGCGTGCCGAAACTTCGACCAGCAGCCCCCAGCCGAGGAAGACGGCCGGCGACCACCACGCCGGTGCCAGGACATATTGCCCGGCAGCGAGTCCCGGCGCGTCAAAGTCGGCGCGGACGGTCAGGAGAGGCAGCAGCAGCAGTCCCAGAAAGAAGAATCCGGCGGGAACGGGCACCCATGACCGGAAGTCACCGTTTGGGACCTGTCCCCTGCGCAGCAGAACGCAAAGGCCGGAAATAACCGTGCACACCAAGGCCAGTGCCAGCGCCGCCCACGCAGCGCCAGCGAGGTCCGTGCCGGCTGCGTCAGCACCGAAGCCGTAAATGGTCTGGTCCTCGTTCGGGTTCTGCTGCGCCGCGAAAATCTGCGTCGTCTCTGACAGCACGTGGAGGCCTCCGAGATGGCCGGCCACAAGGCCATAACCCGCCGCGTTGCCCATCAGCAGCGGACCGGATAACAGGGCCGCCCAGCCGCCGGAGACGGCGGCAGTGATCCACGCCGCCGGGACGGCGATGACCGAAAACACTGCCGCGTGTACAGCGATGACGGCCAGCGGCAGGTTCAGTCTGCCGCGCAGCAGTGATGCACCACCGTACGCCGCGCGCCGCGAATATGTAGCGTTCCGGGACAGCGCAGACAGCCCGGCAGCAAGAAGGAAGGCCACAACGACTGACCATCCGCCGGCTGCTGAAATGGGATCGACGCTGAATCCGCCTCCGCCGGGAAACCGGACGGCAGCGGCTGCGGCCACACCGTTGACCAGCAGCGCGAAAACCGCGCCGCTGACTGCGGACTGAAGCAGGAGCTGCGGACGGCCGGCGGAAGGAAACCGCAGTTCTGCCAAGCGGCTGGCCAGACAGATGCCCACAGCGCTGACCAGCAGCACCGACAACGGGACCGCATAAATGTGGCCCTCACCCCGGACAGACCCAAGAAAGGGCACCACACCTGACACGGCGGTACCCGCGCTGCCCAAATGCGCCATGGCCACCAGTTGGGCGGCCAATTGGCCCAGCTGGGACCAGCCGTCCGGTGCCTGCTCCGCGGCAATTGCTCCGCCCAGTGCGGGTATCTGGTTGCCCTGGCTGGCGGCAATGCCGGCGAGTGACAGGACCACGGTTGCGAGGCTGAACGTGTACACCGCGACGTAGGAGGCAACCGCAGCGGCAGCGCCGGTCCAAAGCAGGCGGAAATCGAAGAATGAATTGCCCGTTTGCGGGCCGGGAGGTGTTCCAGGTTGATGCGCCGGAAGATCGGGCACGGCAGGCGTGGAAACAGGTGGTTGTTGCGACATTTTCCCCAGATTTCTGTCGGACTCTCACTGATGCTGTGAATCTAGGGGGAATCCGGCGCCGGCGCCAGTCATATGGCCCGGCTGTGGACAACTCCGGCCGGGAATACTGGAGCCATGACGATTCTGAAATCCGTGTTCCTCTTCACCCTGGCTGCCGTGGCGGAGATCGGCGGAGCCTGGCTGATCTGGCAGGCCGTGCGGGAGGACAAGGCGTGGTGGTGGGCCGGACTCGGCATTGTGGCGCTGGGGCTTTACGGCTTCGTGGCCGCTTTCCAGCCGGACGCGCACTTTGGCCGTGTCCTGGCGGCGTATGGCGGGGTGTTCATTGTCGGTTCCCTGGCCTGGGGCATGCTTCTTGACGGGTTCCGGCCCGACCGCTGGGACCTCATCGGGGCCACAGTCTGCCTCGTTGGCGTCGCCGTCATCATGTTCGCCCCAAGGCAGGGCTGACCGCCCAATGGAAAACCATCTGCCCGGTCAGGCCGTAACGGCCAACCGGGCAGATGGTTCAGAAAAGGTGGTTCCAAGAGATGCGGAGCCGGACTACGACGCCGGGCCGGACCCCACGCGTGCCTCCGCGGTTTCGGGGGACGTTTCGGAGGTGGCCTGCACCTCAGCCCGGCCCGGGCCGCCCTTGCGGTAGCGCCACACACCGATGCCGACCACCACGACGGCCAGAGCAACGGAGAGCAGGAGCGACTCGCGGGTGGTATCCAGGATGACCATGCCGATGATGAGCGCCACGATGCTGCCGATGGCCAGCCAGGTGAGGTAGGGGAAGAACCACATCTTCAGCGTCAGGTCCTTGGCCGCCGCCCCCATCCGGCGGCGCAGCACCAGCTGCGACGCTGCAATGACCAGCCAGACAAAGAGCGCGATGGCCCCGGAGGTGTTCACCAGGAACAGGAAAACCGTGTCCGGGGCGATGTAGTTCAGTCCCACGGTGATGAAGCCGACCACGGTGGATGCAAGCACTGCTGCGGCGGGCACCCCGCGCTTGGAGATGCGGGTCCAGGACTTCGGGGCATCCCCGCGCTGCGAGAGCGAGAACAGCATGCGGCTGGCCGTGTAGAGGCCCGAGTTCAGGCAGGAGAGCACCGAGGTCAGCACCACGACGTCCATGATGGTGCCCGCGCCGGGGATACCAAAGAGTTCAATGACCGCGACGTAGGGGCTCTTGGCAACGTTGGCGGAGTTCCAGGGCAGCAGCGTGACAACAATCGCGATGGAGCCGATGTAGAAGACGAGGATGCGCCAGACGGTGGACTTCACGGCCTTCTTGACCGCTTCAACAGGGTTTTCGGATTCACCGGCTGCGATGGTGGCGATCTCGGCCCCGAAGAACGCGAAGACCACCACGAGGATTCCGGCCAGGACGGCTCCCGGGCCGTTGGGGAGAAAGCCGCCGTTGCCCGTCAGGTTGCTCAGGCCAGGCGCCGGGACGCCCGGAACCAGGCCGAGGATCGCCGCCACACCGAAGAGGAGGAACAGGATGATGGCCGTGACCTTGATGGAGGCGAACCAGAACTCGAACTCCCCGTAGGACTTCACCGAGCCGAGGTTGGTCAGCGTGAGCAGGACCATGAGCACCAGCGCCCAGACCCACTGGTCGATGCCGGGCACCCAGCGGTGCATGATGGCCGCGCCGGCGGTCGCCTCGATGCCCAGGACGATGATCCAGAACCACGCATAGAGCCAGCCGATACTGAAGCCCGCCCAGCGGCCCAGCGCCTTGTCCGCGTAGGTGGAGAAGGAACCCGTTTCGGGGTTCGCGGCCGCCATCTCGCCAAGCATCCGCATGACCAAAATGACCACGATGCCTGCGGCCATGTAGGCCAGCAGGATGCCGGGACCGGCCTGCTGGATGGCCGCGCCGGAGCCGACGAACAGGCCGGCGCCGATGACGCCCGCAATGGCGATCATCGACAGGTGCCGGGGTTTTAGGGATTTCGACAGTTGTTGGTCAGCGTGCATGGCTGCGCCATCCTCGTTTTGATTGCAGGTTTTGGGGCGGTGGCCGGGCGGCAGAGTCTGTGCCGGGGACCACACTGTGCGTTTCACACTAAGGGAGCCCGGGGCAGGTCCGGGCTGTGCAAAGACACAGTTTAGGGCACTCGAAAACAGGCGTATTTCCAACCGGACACCCAAGAGAGCAACAAAGGTTTCCTCCAGGGCACTTTTGTAACAGGGTGGAAATCTGTCATCTACGCCCTAGGCGTGCGCTGCGGCTCCAAAGAACAGCTCCGTCACACGGGCAAGGCGGTGCGGATCCTCCACGCCGCAGAGCTCCCTTGCCGAGTGCATCGACAGGAGCGGGACACCCACGTCCACGGTCCTGATGCCCAGCCGGGTGGCCGTCAGCGGGCCGATCGTGGAACCGCACGGCATCACGTTGTTGGAGACAAACTCCTGGAAGGGAACCCCGGCCTCGCCGCACAGCCGCGCCCAGAGTGCAGCCCCGGCGGCGTCGGTGGCGTACCGCTGGTTGGCGTTAATCTTGAGCAGCGGTCCGCCGTTGAGGACGGGACGGTTGACGGGGTCGTGCCGTTCGGCATAGTTGGGGTGGACGGCGTGGCCGGCGTCGGCAGAAACACAGAACGACGCCGCGAACGCCTGCCGCCGCTGGCTCGCCGAGGCGCCCAGCCCGTCCGAGATCCGGACCAGAATGTCTTCCAGGACCGGTCCGGACGCCCCGGACCGGGACGCCGAACCGATTTCTTCGTGATCGAAGGCGGCGAGCACCGCAATCGGTGCGGTTCCCCCGGAAGCCTCCGGGCCGCCGTCGGAAGCGTCAGCGTGCGCGATCAGCGCCGTGATCCCGGCGTGCGTGGCGGACAGGTTGTCCAGCCGCCCGGAGGCGAAGAACTCACTCCTGACCCCGAAAACCGCAGGCGGCTGCGTGTCCGCGATGACGACGTCGTACCCGCCGATCCGGGCCGGATCAAGAGGCGTGCCGTCAGCAGGCGTGCCCTCGCCGGACACCCGTTCGGCCAGCACCGCCAGCAGGTCCTCCCCGCCAGGATCGCCAAGCCCGAACACCGGGTTCATGTGCTGCTGTTTGTCGAGGGTGAGGCCATCATTCACGGCCCGGTCAAGGTGGATGGCCAGCTGCGGAAAGCGCAGCAGCGGACCGGTGGCGGTCAGGTGCTGCGTGCCGTCGAGCATCACGAGGCGCCCGGCCAGCTGCAGTTCCCGGTCCAGCCACGAGTTCAGCAGCGGACCGCCGTAGACCTCCACGCCCGCCTGTAGCCATCCGAAACGGCCCGTGGTCGGCTTGGGCTTGAGCTTAAACGACGGCGAGTCCGTGTGGGCGCCCAGGATGTTGAAGCCGGTGGTGGGTCCGGCACCTTTGGGCGTGACCCATCCGATGAGCGCACCGTCCCGGACGACGTAGAACTTGCCTGCCGTGGCCTCCCAGGGTTGCAGCTCGTCCAGGCCGGTGAAGCCGGCGTCCGCCAGACGCCGCGCGCCCTCGTGGGCGGCGTGAAAGCTCGACGGCGAAGCGCTGACGTAGTCGCCCAGGTCCCGGATGTGCTCTGCTGCGGAGGAATGGAGAGGCATGGCTCCGAGTCTAGCGTTGCCCTAGATAGTGACGTTGAGCCCTGCCGTGTAGCCGCCGGAGACGGATCCCGACATGGTGGCCAGCTGGTAGATGCCGCCGTCCTCGCCGAACACGTTGTCCGACCGCAGCGTGGTGTTGGGGAAATTCCGGGCGCTGGTTTCGTAGCCCGTGGAGGCGTAGACCTCGCGGCACGCGGCGTCGGTCATGGCTATCTGCGAGACAGCAAGGACCTGCCCAGCCGCCGTGGCGTTGTTCATGGACTCGAACACCTCAAAGTGGATGTGCGGCCAGCGGCCGTTGTAGGCGCCCGGGTAGATGGTCTTGAAGGTGACCTGGCCGTTGGCGTCCGCCTCCTGCACGCCGCGCAGGAAGTTCTCGTTCTCCAGCCCCGAATCGTAGAGCGAGTACCGTCCCTCCTTGTCGCAGTGCCAGGCGTAGACGGCCGCGCCGGTCAGCGGGACGCAGCCATTGGCGTTGTCGAGCAGGGTAAGCGTGACGGTCAGAGGTACGCCGTCCGCCGTCGTGGTCGACGTGCCGAAGCTTGAGGTGATGTCCTGCCGGACCACACCGGAGGCTTCCAGGACGTTCGGTCCGTTGGAGCCGTCGCCAGGGTACGGCCCGGCCGTCTCCTGCGGGATCTCGACGCCGCATTCGGCGATCGCCCGGGTGACGGTGGGAGTCGAGGTAGCCGAGGCGGACGGCGCCGTCGTCGTTGCGGTGGCGGAAGCAGTGGCGGTTGCGGCAGCGGAAGCCGACGACGGCGACGGCGATCCTGATGGTGCCGATGATGACCCGCCGGGCGTGCACGCCGCCAGCGCGGCCGCCGTGCCGGCGCCGAGGAACATTCCCAGCGAACGTCGGGACACCAGCGTGGACAGATCGAACTCGAGCCCGCGGTCATGGTTGGGATGCGGCTCGTGCCGGGGCTGGTGTCCGTCGGGTGTGCGTGGCGCAGTCGTCATGGCACCATCCAACTCCAGCCTGCTATGGCCTGCATAGGGCCCGGCTGTGTGGAAGCTGTGGAGCCTGTTTCAGCAATTGCCCGTTCAGTAGTCCGGGTTGCTCGGGGTCACCAGCCCGGTTTCGTAGGCGTACACCACGGCCTGGACGCGGTCACGGAGGTGCAGCTTGGTCAGGATCCGCCGCACATGTGTCTTCACGGTGGCCTCCGACAGGAAATAGCGGTGCGCGATCTCCGCATTGGAAAGCCCCTCGGACATCGCTTCCAGCATCTCGGTTTCGCGGGGAGTGAGGTCCTCCAGCAGCGGGTCGCGGGGAACAGGTGCCGCGGCCGGCGGGGACGCCGCGCCCGGACCGTCCAACGCGGAAACGGGTCCGGCACCGCGGACGTACGTCTCAAGAAGCCGCTGGGTCACCCGGGGCGCCACCACGGCGTCCCCGCTCGCCACCACCCGCACGGCCTGGACCAGTTCGGCGGGTGCCACATCCTTCAGCAGGAAGGCCGAGGCCCCGGCCTGAAGCCCGGCGAAGGCGTACTCGTCCAGGTCGAAAGTGGTCAGGATGATGATCCTGGCACGCGAACCTGAACTGGTGATGGCCCGGGTGGCCTCGATCCCGTCGAGCGTAGGCATCCGGACGTCCATGAGCACGACGTCGGGATCGAGGTGGCCCACCTGGCGGACGGCGTCGGCCCCATCGGAGGCCTCGCCCACCACCTCAAGTCCGTCCTCACCCTCCAGAATGAGCCGGAAACCCATCCGCAGCAGCGGCTGGTCATCCGCCAGCAGGACCCGGAGGCGTCCGGATTCGTTCATTTGTTCCCCCATTTGCCGTTCTCCGAGTTGCCGTCCCGCATCCTGCCGGTCAGCGTCCGCCATCCTGCATCCTGCCGTTCAATGCCAGGACCGCCCGCACACGCCAGCCGCCGCCGGCGGCCGGGCCTGCCTCCACCGTACCGCCGTAGATCCGGGCCCGTTCCTTCATCCCGGCCAGGCCCTGTCCTGTCCCGCCGGAACTGATGGCATCAACGGTGCCCCGGCCGTCGTCGAGCACTTCAATGGTGACGGTGGAATCGTCGCGCACCACCACCACGTCCACCCGGCTCAGCGCGCGGCCGTAGCGCAGCACGTTGGTCAGTGATTCCTGCACGATCC
This window harbors:
- a CDS encoding FMN reductase; this encodes METRRITVLSAGLGVPSSTRLLADQLAAAATRELTAAGYEVTMDVVELRELAVDIANNFVTGFAPPRLAEVIAAVEASDGIIAVSPVFSASYSGLFKSFIDVLDPKSLDGKAALLGATGGTDRHQMVLDHAMRPLFSYLRTRTAATAVFAGPQDWGSTDDGGTPLSVRIERAATEFSSLLEGDQPGRKPALLESLPFEQLLAGISAGGNAN
- a CDS encoding DUF1801 domain-containing protein, whose amino-acid sequence is MDEGDTEAVGFSPRKASLSLYGLTNAPESAALLKCLGKHKTGAGCLYINKLADVDEGVLAELTSIGYRYGTTVLHSQ
- the rplI gene encoding 50S ribosomal protein L9; its protein translation is MAKLILTHEVTGLGAAGDVVEVKDGYARNFLLPRGFALTWSKGGEKQVESIKAARVAREHASLEDAQKQAAALSAKPVKLVVKAGETGRLFGTVKQGDVADAVEAAGLGRIDKRKVELPAHIKSVGSYQANVRLHDDVAAVIELDVVAGK
- the rpsR gene encoding 30S ribosomal protein S18, which codes for MAKAELRKPKPKSNPLKAADITVIDYKDVALLRKFISDRGKIRARRVTGVTVQEQRKIAQAIKNAREVALLPYSGAGRG
- a CDS encoding single-stranded DNA-binding protein; this encodes MAGETTITVIGNLTNDPELRFTPSGSAVANFTIASTPRTFDRQSNEWKDGETLFLRASVWREAAENVAESLTKGTRVIVSGRLKSRSYETKEGEKRTVIELEVDEIGPSLRYANAKVNRTQRSGGQGGFGGGNSGGFGGGGFGGGQGGNQGGNTGGNWGGNQPAAAQDDPWATPGVSNAGGGWGNGPDSEPPF
- the rpsF gene encoding 30S ribosomal protein S6, which encodes MRPYELMVIIDPEVEERTVEPSLQKFLNVITNDGGTIEKVDIWGRRRLAYDIKKKSEGIYAVVNFTATPATAKELDRQLGLNETIMRTKIIRPEEQKVVAE
- a CDS encoding YnfA family protein, with the translated sequence MTILKSVFLFTLAAVAEIGGAWLIWQAVREDKAWWWAGLGIVALGLYGFVAAFQPDAHFGRVLAAYGGVFIVGSLAWGMLLDGFRPDRWDLIGATVCLVGVAVIMFAPRQG
- a CDS encoding amino acid permease encodes the protein MHADQQLSKSLKPRHLSMIAIAGVIGAGLFVGSGAAIQQAGPGILLAYMAAGIVVILVMRMLGEMAAANPETGSFSTYADKALGRWAGFSIGWLYAWFWIIVLGIEATAGAAIMHRWVPGIDQWVWALVLMVLLTLTNLGSVKSYGEFEFWFASIKVTAIILFLLFGVAAILGLVPGVPAPGLSNLTGNGGFLPNGPGAVLAGILVVVFAFFGAEIATIAAGESENPVEAVKKAVKSTVWRILVFYIGSIAIVVTLLPWNSANVAKSPYVAVIELFGIPGAGTIMDVVVLTSVLSCLNSGLYTASRMLFSLSQRGDAPKSWTRISKRGVPAAAVLASTVVGFITVGLNYIAPDTVFLFLVNTSGAIALFVWLVIAASQLVLRRRMGAAAKDLTLKMWFFPYLTWLAIGSIVALIIGMVILDTTRESLLLSVALAVVVVGIGVWRYRKGGPGRAEVQATSETSPETAEARVGSGPAS
- a CDS encoding M18 family aminopeptidase; its protein translation is MPLHSSAAEHIRDLGDYVSASPSSFHAAHEGARRLADAGFTGLDELQPWEATAGKFYVVRDGALIGWVTPKGAGPTTGFNILGAHTDSPSFKLKPKPTTGRFGWLQAGVEVYGGPLLNSWLDRELQLAGRLVMLDGTQHLTATGPLLRFPQLAIHLDRAVNDGLTLDKQQHMNPVFGLGDPGGEDLLAVLAERVSGEGTPADGTPLDPARIGGYDVVIADTQPPAVFGVRSEFFASGRLDNLSATHAGITALIAHADASDGGPEASGGTAPIAVLAAFDHEEIGSASRSGASGPVLEDILVRISDGLGASASQRRQAFAASFCVSADAGHAVHPNYAERHDPVNRPVLNGGPLLKINANQRYATDAAGAALWARLCGEAGVPFQEFVSNNVMPCGSTIGPLTATRLGIRTVDVGVPLLSMHSARELCGVEDPHRLARVTELFFGAAAHA
- a CDS encoding intradiol ring-cleavage dioxygenase, which translates into the protein MTTAPRTPDGHQPRHEPHPNHDRGLEFDLSTLVSRRSLGMFLGAGTAAALAACTPGGSSSAPSGSPSPSSASAAATATASATATTTAPSASATSTPTVTRAIAECGVEIPQETAGPYPGDGSNGPNVLEASGVVRQDITSSFGTSTTTADGVPLTVTLTLLDNANGCVPLTGAAVYAWHCDKEGRYSLYDSGLENENFLRGVQEADANGQVTFKTIYPGAYNGRWPHIHFEVFESMNNATAAGQVLAVSQIAMTDAACREVYASTGYETSARNFPNTTLRSDNVFGEDGGIYQLATMSGSVSGGYTAGLNVTI
- a CDS encoding response regulator; this translates as MNESGRLRVLLADDQPLLRMGFRLILEGEDGLEVVGEASDGADAVRQVGHLDPDVVLMDVRMPTLDGIEATRAITSSGSRARIIILTTFDLDEYAFAGLQAGASAFLLKDVAPAELVQAVRVVASGDAVVAPRVTQRLLETYVRGAGPVSALDGPGAASPPAAAPVPRDPLLEDLTPRETEMLEAMSEGLSNAEIAHRYFLSEATVKTHVRRILTKLHLRDRVQAVVYAYETGLVTPSNPDY